A region from the Triticum urartu cultivar G1812 chromosome 1, Tu2.1, whole genome shotgun sequence genome encodes:
- the LOC125509570 gene encoding uncharacterized protein LOC125509570, which translates to MGSCASVHKDDVGLPKKQQLLASSSPPAKDDTKAVAGAPVGDVLVDLRRKIEGFGPSRTPDSGSKDEMFFESQPWLDSDCEDDFYSINGDFTPSRGSTPVHQPRAQTVMSNVFLPDNAARSPNSSEASPTGRRKLADLLQEATRNDTGETAAAAAGEADGSKSGQQAVAPAAGKTVSEPSSGCSTEPTPVREARTRKERAWYSGRCCLPTFVHSLALDDEGRQKTGPGPCAV; encoded by the exons ATGGGCTCGTGCGCCTCGGTCCACAAGGACGACGTCGGGCTGCCCAAGAAGCAGCAGCTGCTCGcgtcctcctcgccgccggccaagGACGACACCAAGGCCGTCGCCGGCGCGCCCGTCGGCGACGTGCTCGTCGACCTCAGGCGCAAGATCGAGGGGTTCGGCCCCAGCAGGACCCCTGACTCCG GTAGCAAGGATGAGATGTTCTTTGAGTCTCAACCGTGGTTGGATTCCGACTGCGAGGATGACTTCTACAGTATAAATGGAG ATTTCACTCCGTCGCGCGGCAGCACTCCGGTCCATCAACCCAGGGCGCAGACCGTGATGAGCAACGTGTTTCTTCCTGATAACGCCGCGCGGAGCCCCAACTCATCGGAGGCTTCTCCGACCGGACGGAGAAAATTGGCCGACCTCCTGCAAGAGGCGACGCGGAACGACACCGGAGAGaccgctgccgccgctgccggaGAGGCAGACGGTAGCAAGAGCGGACAGCAGGCCGTCGCCCCAGCTGCTGGGAAGACGGTGTCGGAGCCCAGCTCCGGCTGCAGCACGGAGCCGACGCCTGTGAGGGAAGCCCGGACCCGGAAAGAGAGGGCCTGGTACTCCGGCCGCTGCTGCCTGCCGACCTTCGTCCACAGCCTGGCCCTAGATGACGAGGGGCGGCAGAAGACCGGCCCCGGCCCGTGCGCCGTCTGA
- the LOC125509579 gene encoding transcription and mRNA export factor ENY2-like, with amino-acid sequence MRSSINRPPTPNDDDEEEEEVGKEASLGDIINLKLVESGEKERLMELLRERLVECGWRDDMKALCRAYARKKGRNNVTLDDLIHVITPKGRASVPDAVKAELLQRIRSFLMSSSLW; translated from the exons AT GAGGTCGTCGATTAACCGGCCGCCGACGCcgaacgacgacgacgaggaggaggaggaggtaggGAAGGAGGCTTCTCTCGGAGACATCATCAACCTCAAG TTGGTGGAGAGCGGCGAGAAGGAGCGGCTGATGGAGCTTCTCCGGGAGCGGCTCGTAGAGTGCGGCTGGAGGGATGACATGAAGGCTCTCTGCAG GGCTTATGCAAGGAAAAAGGGAAGAAATAATGTAACATTAGATGATCTTATTCATGTTATTACTCCAAAAGGAAGAG CCTCGGTGCCCGATGCGGTGAAGGCAGAGCTGCTGCAGCGCATCCGATCCTTTCTCATGTCTTCCTCGCTTTGGTAG